A part of Sander vitreus isolate 19-12246 chromosome 8, sanVit1, whole genome shotgun sequence genomic DNA contains:
- the LOC144521790 gene encoding uncharacterized protein LOC144521790 — MEAEEEGWNKDLSAHKLLDKKVLCKQNGRIGIVRTLHNLLKIQNTLQIQSIALSECAGSCPNLMMSRSEHADARPVPVALTPQLPPRAHRPLCMSISSDSSGRFKALETQEWKNNLKAQMEQAHSAGAASSTGSLERASLFCASASTTSSSSLSSPVEILNKSRSSSRFSLFSPPWNSSSESESNPPSRSGSKKLRNYSRRAATGPAGARGPDTPEPKPSGPEHFQYSEPVISKVTDYIYVGNLNAAYNGRTLCRNNIDSIIDMSSVPGEPGPSLNLIPCTCSRGTRHSWSRLKVDIGDVPDALGDGPALKQRCFEDINECIDASTEKRKRVLVHCRDGFSLAPTCIIQYLMVKQNMRLIAAYEILRAKYPVNIRDCHQNALVSLERALRPGGNVDPECFKQAISRRVAWT, encoded by the exons ATGGAAGCCGAGGAAGAAGGGTGGAACAAAGACCTGAGTGCACACAAACTGCTGGATAAAAAGGTGCTCTGCAAGCAGAATGGAAGGATCG GTATAGTGAGAACTCTTCACAACCTGTTGAAAATCCAGAACACACTGCAGATTCAGTCCATCGCCCTCTCAGAATGTGCTG GCTCCTGTCCAAATTTGATGATGAGTAGGAGTGAGCACGCCGATGCGAGGCCCGTCCCCGTGGCCCTCACCCCCCAACTGCCCCCCAGAGCTCACCGGCCCCTCTGCATGTCGATCTCCTCCGACAGCAGTGGACGCTTCAAAGCTCTGGAGACGCAGGAGTGGAAGAACAACCTCAAAGCTCAG atggAGCAGGCCCACAGTGCGGGAGCTGCCAGCAGCACAGGCTCTCTGGAGCGAGCGTCTCTGTTCTGCGCTTCGGCTTCCACCACGTCCAGCTCCAGCCTGTCCAGCCCGGTGGAGATCCTCAACAAGAGCAGATCCTCCAGtcgcttctctctcttctctccgcCCTGGAACAGCAGCTCGGAGTCCGAATCCAACCCTCCGTCCCGCTCGGGCTCCAAGAAGCTGCGTAACTACAGCAGAAGAGCCGCCACGGGGCCGGCCGGCGCCAGGGGCCCCGACACGCCCGAGCCCAAACCCAGCGGCCCCGAACACTTCCAGTACTCTGAGCCCGTCATCTCCAAAGTGACGGACTACATCTACGTCGGCAACCTGAACGCGGCGTACAACGGACGCACTCTGTGCCGCAACAACATTGACAGCATCATCGACATGAGCAGCGTGCCGGGGGAACCGGGCCCCAGCCTCAACCTCATACCGTGCACCTGCTCGCGGGGCACACGCCACAGCTGGTCCCGCCTCAAGGTGGACATCGGCGACGTGCCGGACGCGCTGGGCGACGGCCCGGCCCTGAAGCAGCGCTGCTTCGAAGACATCAACGAGTGCATCGACGCCTCGACCGAGAAGAGGAAGCGCGTCCTGGTCCACTGTCGAGACGGCTTCTCTCTGGCGCCGACGTGCATCATCCAGTACCTGATGGTGAAGCAGAACATGAGGCTGATCGCCGCCTACGAGATCCTGAGGGCCAAGTACCCGGTCAACATCAGGGACTGCCACCAAAACGCGCTGGTGAGCCTGGAGAGAGCGCTGCGGCCCGGAGGCAACGTCGACCCCGAGTGCTTCAAACAGGCCATCTCACGCAGAGTGGCGTGGACCTGA